From the Lampris incognitus isolate fLamInc1 chromosome 10, fLamInc1.hap2, whole genome shotgun sequence genome, one window contains:
- the LOC130119545 gene encoding WW domain-binding protein 11, with amino-acid sequence MGRRSTSSTKSGKFMNPTDQARKEARKRELKKNKKQRMMVRAAVLKMKDPRQIIKDMEKLDEMEFNPVQQPLLNEKVLRDKRKKLRETFERIVRLYERENPDTYKELRKLELDYETKRGQLSLYFDSVKNAESVEVDSIPLPEMPHAPSSILIQDIPLPGAQPPSILKKSSSFGKGSLSSSSGLVSAAVAGVPRLPPGKKPPGPPPGPPPPQVLALYGIPARHAYGTDTEPSAPGLEKDSAMDMGRGRDSGSESDREGDDGEDDDSDSEEDSEGERDDEGDRRMSLDRPDDDRGREEDRTDRHATRSVRFADMPPAAPRERKKKKRVVKKTKAITPLQAMMLRMAGQSVPEEEEEEEVEEEYTDESDTSDIEDRGPPGDNQSNVIPSQRLPPPVGPMGGQQGPPHLQGPPMAGPPPLGPPPAPPMRPPGPPSGPPPGPPPGAPPFLRPLGMPGGLRGPIPRLLPPGPPPGRPPGPPPGPPPGLPPGPPPRGPPPRLPPPAPPGIPPPPPRAGGPPRPLAPPLSLFPPPLNSNVLSAPPSIVQRQKGSGSTQEASQSNMPPPVMPMPMRPGVMQMPPPPGTAAPSTGPNPAGNPPSLHHTATIEKRANITSVPPSGSSLAAVAGSGGATISAKPQIINPKAEVTRFVPTALRVRRDKGSAVPGAAPGPVEKAGGGVGRRGDDGMGAAQGQKQQASAAQIGSANPSQMSAMPQPNMKTKDQVYEAFMREMEGLL; translated from the exons ATGGGGCGACGATCGACCTCCTCCACCAAGAGTGGGAAGTTCATGAACCCCACCGATCAGGCCA GGAAAGAGGCAAGGAAAAGGGAGCTGAAAAAG AACAAGAAGCAGAGGATGATGGTGAGAGCTGCTGTGCTGAAGATGAAGGATCCCAGACAGATCATAAAAGACATGGAGAAGCTGGATGAGATGg AGTTCAATCCAGTGCAGCAGCCCCTGCTCAATGAGAAGGTGCTGAGGGACAAAAGAAAGAAACTACGGGAGACGTTTGAACGCATTGTCCGTCTCTATGAGAGAGAGAACCCTGACACCTACAAGGAGCTACGCAAACTGGAACTGGACTATGAGACCAAGCGAGGACAACTGTCCCTTTACTTTGACTCAGTCaag AATGCAGAGTCAGTGGAGGTTGACAGTATCCCACTGCCAGAAATGCCTCATGCCCCCTCCAGTATTCTCATCCAGGACATCCCTTTGCCAGGAGCCCAGCCTCCCTCCATACTGAAGAAAAGTTCCTCATTTGG TAAAGGTTCTCTGTCATCATCCTCTGGACTGGTGTCAGCAGCAGTGGCAGGCGTTCCTCGTCTGCCCCCTGGGAAGAAACCCCCTGGCCCTCCACCGGGTCCCCCGCCTCCACAGGTCTTGGCTTTGTATGGCATTCCTGCTCGTCATGCTTATGGGACAGACACAG aacctTCTGCTCCTGGTCTCGAGAAAGACTCTGCAATGGACATGGGAAGAGGACGGGACAGTGGcagtgagagtgacagagaaggGGACGATGGGGAAGATGATGACAGTGACTCTGAGGAGGACAGTGAAGGAGAGAGGGATGATGAAGGCGACAGGAGGATGAGTCTGGATAGGCCAGATgatgacagaggaagagaggaggacagaACTGATCGACATGCAA CTCGCAGTGTACGTTTTGCAGATATGCCCCCAGCGGCACCccgagaaagaaagaagaaaaagagggtGGTGAAGAAGACCAAGGCGATTACCCCTCTGCAAGCCATGATGCTTAGGATGGCAG GCCAGTCTGTtcctgaagaggaggaggaagaagaggttgAGGAAGAATACACAGATGAATCAGACACTTCTGATATTGAGGACAGAGGACCACCTGGAGACAACCAGTCCAATGTGATACCGAGTCAGCGTCTTCCCCCTCCTGTTGGGCCAATGGGCGGACAGCAGGGGCCTCCACACTTGCAAGGTCCACCAATGGCAGGGCCCCCACCACTTGGACCGCCCCCTGCTCCTCCAATGAGGCCTCCTGGTCCACCTTCTGGGCCACCTCCTGGCCCCCCTCCTG GTGCGCCTCCGTTCTTGAGACCTCTTGGTATGCCTGGAGGTCTTAGGGGTCCGATACCACGTCTACTACCTCCCGGACCCCCACCAGGTCGGCCACCTGGCCCACCTCCTGGTCCTCCTCCTGGTCTCCCACCTGGCCCCCCACCACGAGGACCACCTCCCAGACTACCTCCCCCAGCACCACCAG GTATCCCGCCTCCTCCACCAAGAGCTGGGGGACCTCCTCGTCCCCttgccccacccctctctctcttccctccaccCCTCAACTCCAATGTGCTCAGTGCTCCCCCCAGTATTGTCCAGCGGCAAAAAGGCTCAGGCTCTACCCAAGAGGCTTCTCAGAGCAACATGCCTCCTCCTGTTATGCCCATGCCGATGCGCCCAGGAGTCATGCAGATGCCCCCTCCCCCAGGAACAGCTGCCCCCTCCACAGGCCCCAACCCTGCTGGCAATCCTCCCAGTCTTCACCACACAGCCACCATCGAGAAGCGAGCAAACATCACTTCTGTCCCGCCCAGCGGAAGCAGCTTGGCAGCAGTTGCCGGGTCTGGTGGGGCCACCATCTCTGCCAAGCCACAAATCATCAACCCCAAGGCAGAGGTCACCCGCTTCGTACCCACAGCGCTTAGGGTGCGTAGGGACAAGGGTAGTGCAGTACCTGGGGCAGCACCGGGGCCTGTGGAGAAAGCAGGAGGTGGTGTAGGAAGGAGAGGAGATGATGGCATGGGAGCAGCCCAGGGGCAGAAGCAGCAGGCCAGCGCTGCTCAAATCGGCTCAGCCAATCCAAGCCAGATGAGTGCTATGCCTCAGCCCAACATGAAGACTAAGGACCAGGTGTATGAAGCCTTTATGAGGGAGATGGAGGGGCTCCTCTGA
- the LOC130120012 gene encoding osteocalcin-like: protein MKLLAILALCSLAVVCLSSDATSAGSQPASDNPAQEGVFVERDQAAAVVRQKRVIDELPFGERARQKMGCPFERDGPCTHTT, encoded by the exons ATGAAGCTCTTGGCCATCCTTGCTCTCTGCTCCTTGGCAGTCGTATGTCTGTCTTCAG ATGCTACCTCTGCTGGCTCCCAGCCTGCCAGTGACAATCCCGCTCAGGAGG GTGTGTTTGTGGAGAGGGACCAGGCTGCTGCTGTGGTGAGACAGAAGAGAGTTATCGACGAATTGCCTTTTGGCGAGCGGGCAAG ACAGAAGATGGGTTGTCCGTTTGAGAGGGACGGGCCTTGTACGCACACGACGTAG